From Candidatus Nitrospira nitrificans:
GGGCGCTTACCTTCACCTTGATTGTCTGCGCGGGCGTGAACCAATGGGGCCACGCAAGTGCATAAGCGGCGTGATAGACATCGCGTTCTGTTCTGTAAGGACTCTGTCCGACTTCCCAGAGGACGCGACTGGCGATGTGTGTATTGAGATTGACCTGATACATGGCCGACCAGGAGGCTTGGAAGCCCACGCCTCCCTCTGTCTTGGTCGTCGTCGGCACGCCAAGGTGATGAAGCTCTGCCTCAAGCACGCCTTCAAGCCCGCGCGGACAAGGTGCAAAGAAGCGATGGTTTATGCTATCCATTTTGCTCACGGATGATTACCGATTCAGAGGCCAGCGGATGAATTTTTGCAGCGCCTGTGGAAAGTCTGTGACCCAAAAGGTTCCGCTCGGCGATAACCTGCCTCGGTTCGTGTGCGAAACCTGCCAGGCTATTCATTACCATAATCCGAAGATCGTCGCGGGCTGTATTCCGGAATGGGAAGATCAAATCCTTTTATGCCGGCGGGCCATCGAGCCGAGATTGGGCCTCTGGACCTATCCGGCTGGTTTCATGGAACTCGGCGAAGGGACCGAACAGGCGGCGATGCGGGAGACGCTCGAGGAGGCGCAGGCGCAGGTGACCATTACGCGGCTCCATTCCGTATTGAGCTTGCCTCGCATCGGGCAGGTCTACATGACCTTCATCGGCCGTCTTCAGAGCAAGCAGTTCAGCGCAGGGTTTGAAAGTCTGGATGTGCAGCTCTTTCCCCGCCACGCAATCCCCTGGGAGGAGATCGCCTTTCCGGTGGTAGAGGCGGCCTTGCGTCATTACATCGAAGACGTGGCACGGGGGACGTTTGAGCTGCATGTCGCCGATGTGCTGGGGACCATCAACTGATCGAGACCCGATCAGTGTTCTTTGGCAGGTTATTCAAAAAGACGTCTGTTCTCCGCCCACCCCGGCGCGGCGAAGCCGAGGGCCAAGACGCGCCCTTCACCGAATCAGGCGGCGACGACGCGAGAACGAAGCCGGAGGGTTTCCCAACCGCCTGTTAGGAGCGAAGCGCGCGCTGGGGCAGGATCGCGTGGATGTCGACGAGTTGTTCC
This genomic window contains:
- a CDS encoding zinc ribbon domain-containing protein → MNFCSACGKSVTQKVPLGDNLPRFVCETCQAIHYHNPKIVAGCIPEWEDQILLCRRAIEPRLGLWTYPAGFMELGEGTEQAAMRETLEEAQAQVTITRLHSVLSLPRIGQVYMTFIGRLQSKQFSAGFESLDVQLFPRHAIPWEEIAFPVVEAALRHYIEDVARGTFELHVADVLGTIN